In a genomic window of Mucilaginibacter sp. KACC 22063:
- the fabD gene encoding ACP S-malonyltransferase, with the protein MKAYIFPGQGAQFIGMGKDLYEQSEQARALFEQANDILGFRITDIMFGGTDEELKQTSVTQPAIFLHSVILAKTLGEDFKPEMVAGHSLGEFSALVAAGALSFEDGLRLVAARANAMQKACEIQPSTMAAVLGLDDFTVEDICHQVSDVVVPANYNCPGQLVISGTIAGVDLACEKLLAAGAKRALKLNVGGAFHSPLMEAARVELEAAIVATEIQEPVCPIYQNIDAKPYKDPQHIKHNLIAQLTGAVRWTQTVKHMLEDGATSFTEVGPGNVLQGLVKKVDRAIPTSSAVLS; encoded by the coding sequence TTGAAAGCATACATTTTCCCCGGTCAGGGTGCCCAGTTTATTGGCATGGGTAAAGACCTTTACGAACAATCAGAACAAGCCCGCGCATTATTTGAGCAGGCCAATGATATTTTAGGTTTCCGCATTACCGATATTATGTTTGGCGGCACCGACGAAGAACTGAAACAAACCAGCGTTACCCAGCCTGCTATTTTCTTACATTCTGTAATTTTAGCTAAAACACTGGGCGAAGACTTTAAACCGGAGATGGTAGCCGGCCACTCTTTAGGCGAGTTTTCTGCCTTGGTTGCTGCCGGTGCTTTATCATTTGAAGATGGCCTGCGCCTGGTAGCGGCTCGTGCTAATGCGATGCAAAAAGCCTGCGAGATACAGCCTTCAACTATGGCGGCAGTATTAGGCCTTGATGATTTTACCGTTGAAGATATTTGCCATCAGGTAAGCGATGTGGTGGTTCCGGCTAATTACAATTGCCCGGGCCAGTTAGTGATATCAGGCACTATTGCAGGTGTTGATCTGGCTTGCGAAAAACTGTTAGCCGCAGGTGCTAAACGCGCATTGAAACTAAACGTAGGTGGTGCATTCCATTCGCCGTTAATGGAAGCGGCACGTGTAGAATTGGAAGCGGCTATAGTTGCTACTGAAATACAAGAGCCTGTTTGCCCTATCTATCAAAATATTGATGCCAAGCCATATAAAGATCCTCAGCACATTAAGCACAATTTAATTGCGCAATTAACCGGCGCTGTTCGTTGGACACAAACGGTAAAGCATATGTTAGAAGACGGTGCAACTTCGTTTACAGAGGTTGGGCCCGGAAATGTATTGCAGGGTTTAGTGAAAAAAGTAGACCGCGCCATACCCACAAGCAGCGCAGTATTATCCTGA
- the folE gene encoding GTP cyclohydrolase I FolE yields MDHDENIPDRDAGINGYQKIDRYNPELINSLSGHYKEVLQLIGETPEREGLLKTPERMAKAMLYLTHGYDLNAKEILTSAMFKEEYSQMVVVKDIEVYSMCEHHMLPFFGKAHIAYIPNGYVVGLSKIPRIVDVFSRRLQVQERLTNEIRDCIQETLQPIGVGVVIECRHLCMSMRGVQKQNSVTTTSAFTGEFLKEKTRTEFLNLISSKLS; encoded by the coding sequence ATGGATCACGACGAAAACATACCTGACCGCGATGCGGGTATTAATGGCTACCAGAAAATAGACCGTTATAACCCTGAACTGATTAACAGCCTAAGCGGACATTATAAAGAAGTATTACAACTTATTGGCGAAACGCCGGAACGTGAAGGTTTACTTAAAACACCTGAACGTATGGCAAAAGCCATGTTATATCTAACACATGGCTATGACCTTAATGCTAAAGAGATCCTTACTTCGGCCATGTTTAAGGAAGAGTACAGCCAGATGGTAGTGGTAAAAGATATTGAGGTATACTCGATGTGCGAACACCACATGCTGCCGTTTTTTGGCAAGGCACATATTGCGTACATTCCTAATGGCTATGTAGTTGGTTTAAGTAAGATTCCCCGTATTGTTGATGTGTTTTCGCGCAGGTTACAGGTACAGGAAAGGCTTACCAATGAGATACGCGACTGTATACAGGAAACATTACAGCCGATAGGCGTAGGTGTGGTAATAGAATGCCGCCACCTTTGCATGAGCATGCGTGGTGTACAGAAACAAAATTCGGTTACAACAACATCAGCTTTTACCGGCGAGTTTTTGAAAGAGAAAACCCGTACCGAGTTTCTAAATCTGATCTCGAGTAAGCTGTCTTAA
- a CDS encoding menaquinone biosynthesis family protein encodes MKLTLGFSPCPNDTFIFDALIHGKIDTEGLEFEPFYDDVETLNHKAFRGEPDITKLSYHAFAYVVDKYALLDAGSALGFGVGPMLIYKPPFERFIDKPDRTFQGEDGIGEVTDIFGIVPKLKIGIPGKYTTANFLLGLAFPEATNKEIMVFSEIEDAVISGKIDAGLIIHENRFTYQDKGLKKIIDLGDYWEKQTGCAIPLGGIVVNRKLPLDVQLKVNRLVRKSVEYAFANPKSGLEYIRSHAQEMSEEVMYKHIDLYVNKYSVDLGVEGRKAIQLMFDTALEKGIIPEIKEKIFLT; translated from the coding sequence ATGAAACTAACTCTCGGCTTTTCGCCTTGCCCTAACGATACTTTTATTTTTGATGCGCTGATCCACGGTAAAATTGATACCGAAGGACTGGAGTTTGAGCCTTTTTACGACGACGTGGAAACGCTGAACCATAAAGCTTTTCGCGGCGAACCGGATATTACTAAATTAAGTTATCATGCGTTTGCATACGTAGTAGATAAATATGCCTTATTAGATGCTGGCAGCGCCTTAGGATTTGGCGTAGGGCCTATGCTAATCTATAAACCCCCTTTTGAAAGGTTTATAGATAAACCAGATCGAACATTTCAAGGAGAGGATGGAATTGGTGAGGTAACTGATATTTTCGGAATTGTTCCAAAACTTAAAATAGGCATACCGGGCAAATACACTACTGCCAACTTTTTATTGGGCCTGGCATTTCCCGAAGCAACTAACAAAGAGATCATGGTTTTCTCTGAAATTGAAGATGCCGTTATTTCCGGTAAAATTGATGCTGGGTTGATCATCCACGAAAACCGCTTTACCTACCAGGACAAAGGGCTTAAAAAGATCATTGATTTGGGCGACTACTGGGAGAAGCAAACTGGCTGTGCTATACCGTTAGGAGGTATTGTTGTTAACCGTAAATTGCCGTTAGATGTGCAGCTTAAAGTAAATCGCCTGGTGCGCAAATCGGTAGAATATGCCTTTGCCAATCCAAAATCGGGACTTGAGTACATACGTTCACATGCACAGGAAATGAGCGAAGAAGTAATGTACAAACACATTGATCTGTACGTAAACAAATATTCTGTCGACTTAGGCGTTGAAGGCCGTAAAGCTATTCAGCTGATGTTTGATACCGCATTGGAGAAGGGTATTATTCCTGAAATTAAAGAGAAGATATTTTTGACATAA
- a CDS encoding metallophosphoesterase family protein — protein sequence MQRRSALKNIGGLLIAPSLSFNLSNSKRKALRIAHITDVHLKNQFDAPARFTKCLKHLQQQTPKVDFILNGGDIVFDMNKENIDTINGQWKLYKNVFQSECSLPVHYCLGNHDIWWNEDDKGQAIYGKKYSMDQLGLTKPYYSFEKAGWKFIILDSVHLDIDNTWYIGKLGDEQFSWLEQELKNTDPAKPVLVLSHIPILTATNLIEDNIVNKWVMLGGDMHTDTAKIINLFYHHPNVKLCLSGHIHLREKLVYNNVTYICNGAVSGAWWEGNRRETKPGYGVIDLYDDGSFEEAYINY from the coding sequence ATGCAAAGAAGATCAGCCTTAAAAAACATCGGTGGTTTATTAATTGCGCCATCGCTTTCATTCAATCTATCAAACAGTAAAAGGAAAGCATTGCGCATAGCACACATCACTGATGTACATCTTAAAAACCAGTTTGATGCACCGGCACGATTTACAAAGTGTTTAAAGCATTTGCAGCAGCAAACGCCAAAGGTTGATTTCATTCTGAACGGCGGCGATATCGTCTTTGATATGAACAAGGAAAATATCGATACCATTAATGGCCAATGGAAATTGTACAAAAATGTTTTTCAGTCAGAATGCAGCCTGCCCGTTCATTACTGCTTAGGCAACCATGATATATGGTGGAACGAGGATGATAAAGGACAGGCCATTTATGGCAAAAAGTACTCGATGGATCAGCTTGGTTTAACTAAGCCATACTACAGCTTTGAAAAAGCCGGGTGGAAATTTATTATTCTTGACAGCGTTCATCTGGATATTGACAACACTTGGTATATTGGCAAACTTGGCGATGAGCAGTTCAGCTGGCTTGAGCAGGAACTGAAGAATACAGATCCGGCAAAGCCTGTTTTGGTACTATCACATATCCCGATATTAACAGCTACCAACCTGATAGAAGATAATATTGTAAATAAATGGGTAATGCTGGGTGGCGATATGCATACAGATACGGCCAAGATCATCAACCTGTTCTATCATCACCCGAATGTTAAATTATGTTTGAGCGGGCATATCCATTTACGTGAAAAACTGGTTTACAACAACGTTACTTACATATGCAATGGCGCGGTAAGCGGTGCCTGGTGGGAGGGCAACCGTCGCGAGACCAAACCTGGTTATGGAGTGATTGACCTTTATGATGATGGCTCTTTCGAGGAGGCTTACATCAATTATTAA
- a CDS encoding alpha-ketoacid dehydrogenase subunit alpha/beta — MNFDRKDLSNDTLLNFYKALVWPRLIEEKMLVLLRQGRIGKWFSGIGQEAIAVGATLAMNPDEYILPMHRNLGVFTSRNIPLFNLMAQWQGKAAGFTKGRDRSFHFGSQQHKIVGMISHLGPQMAVATGIALADKLQGRNKATLVFTGEGATSEGDFHEAINVAAVWNLPVIFLIENNGYALSTPITEQYKCESLADRAKGYGIEGRQIDGNNLLEVYHTVKELATSIRQQPRPVLIECMTFRRRGHEEASGTKYVPQHLMDTWKSKDPVSSYEKYLIAERILQPKWVSYTLNDFIPKIEAEVERALNEPDIVSDIQTEVNDMYRPYTPQLANGTGEHVQKRYMDAISDGLRLSMQKHPNLILMGQDIAEYGGVFKITDGFVQEFGAYRVRNTPLCESAIVGAGLGLSINGYKSVIEMQFADFVTEGFNQIVNNLAKTHYRWGQNADVVIRMPAGAGTGAGPFHSQTNEAWFTKTPGLKVVYPSTPADAKGLLMAAIDDPNPVIYFEHKYLYRTLHDEVPEGEYTVEIGKARVVEEGTDVSIITYGMGVHWSLQYAAKHPEISVEIIDLRSLQPWDKETAIASVKKTGRAIVVHEDTLTSGFGAEIVATLTEHCFRYIDAPIMRCASLDTAVPMDLGLERQFLASSRLETAMSVLLKY, encoded by the coding sequence ATGAATTTCGACCGCAAAGATCTAAGTAATGACACACTGCTGAATTTTTACAAAGCATTAGTGTGGCCGAGATTAATAGAAGAAAAGATGTTGGTGCTGTTGCGCCAGGGGCGTATTGGCAAATGGTTCTCAGGTATCGGGCAGGAAGCAATAGCAGTTGGCGCCACCCTGGCCATGAACCCCGACGAATATATATTACCCATGCACCGAAACCTTGGTGTATTCACCAGCAGAAACATTCCGCTTTTTAACCTGATGGCCCAATGGCAGGGAAAGGCAGCCGGTTTCACAAAGGGGCGCGACCGCTCTTTCCATTTCGGTTCGCAGCAGCATAAAATAGTCGGGATGATCTCGCACCTGGGTCCGCAGATGGCGGTGGCTACCGGAATTGCTTTGGCCGATAAACTGCAGGGCAGAAACAAGGCTACACTTGTTTTTACGGGTGAGGGTGCTACCAGCGAGGGTGATTTCCATGAAGCAATTAACGTTGCAGCCGTTTGGAATCTGCCTGTCATATTTTTGATAGAGAATAATGGCTATGCTTTATCTACACCCATAACCGAACAATATAAATGCGAAAGCCTTGCCGACCGTGCAAAAGGTTATGGCATTGAAGGCCGCCAGATTGATGGTAATAACCTGTTAGAAGTTTATCATACCGTGAAAGAGCTGGCAACAAGTATACGCCAGCAGCCAAGGCCTGTGCTTATTGAGTGCATGACCTTCCGCCGTCGCGGGCATGAGGAAGCATCAGGTACCAAATATGTTCCGCAGCATTTAATGGATACCTGGAAATCAAAGGATCCGGTGAGCAGTTATGAGAAATACCTGATAGCTGAACGGATTTTGCAGCCTAAATGGGTAAGCTACACGCTTAACGATTTTATCCCAAAAATTGAAGCCGAAGTGGAGCGGGCATTGAATGAACCTGATATTGTATCGGATATACAAACCGAAGTAAACGATATGTACCGTCCGTATACGCCACAACTTGCAAACGGTACCGGCGAACATGTTCAAAAGCGTTATATGGATGCCATAAGCGACGGTTTAAGGCTATCTATGCAGAAACACCCGAACCTTATACTAATGGGCCAGGACATTGCAGAATATGGCGGTGTTTTTAAAATCACAGATGGCTTTGTGCAGGAGTTTGGTGCATATAGGGTACGTAATACGCCGCTATGCGAGTCGGCCATTGTGGGCGCTGGTTTAGGGCTATCTATCAACGGCTATAAATCGGTTATTGAAATGCAGTTCGCCGATTTTGTGACCGAAGGCTTTAACCAGATTGTAAATAACCTTGCCAAAACGCATTACCGCTGGGGGCAAAATGCCGATGTTGTGATCCGGATGCCGGCAGGTGCGGGTACCGGCGCAGGGCCGTTTCATTCGCAGACTAACGAAGCCTGGTTTACTAAAACGCCGGGATTAAAAGTAGTATACCCGTCTACCCCTGCTGATGCAAAAGGGTTGTTAATGGCCGCTATTGATGACCCCAACCCGGTCATTTACTTTGAGCATAAATATTTGTACCGCACATTGCATGATGAAGTTCCCGAAGGCGAATACACCGTTGAGATAGGTAAAGCTCGTGTGGTAGAGGAAGGCACAGATGTAAGTATTATTACTTATGGTATGGGCGTACACTGGTCTTTGCAATATGCAGCTAAGCATCCCGAAATATCTGTAGAGATCATTGACCTGCGTAGTTTACAGCCCTGGGATAAGGAAACTGCGATAGCCAGCGTTAAAAAAACAGGCCGGGCAATAGTGGTGCATGAAGATACATTGACCAGCGGCTTCGGTGCAGAAATTGTAGCAACATTAACAGAGCATTGTTTCCGTTATATAGATGCCCCAATTATGCGCTGTGCAAGCCTGGATACTGCCGTTCCTATGGATTTGGGGTTGGAAAGGCAGTTTTTAGCCAGTTCAAGGCTTGAAACAGCAATGAGTGTTTTATTAAAGTATTAG
- the mqnB gene encoding futalosine hydrolase, with amino-acid sequence MRVLVVAATGAEIAPLIETLEAHSGAWSTEEDNGTVELAGNDLQFTIEGNTYEILITGVGMVATAYALGRQLAANTYDIVLNLGIAGSFDRSIELGEVVEVIEDTFAELGAEDDADFISLKQLGFGDITFHPSRHPFLNIKQVGAITVNKVHGNEASIEKTLSRIQPQLESMEGAAVFYACKQAEVNCVQIRAVSNYVEKRNRDAWKIGLAVKNLNTFAGNVISRLNVKS; translated from the coding sequence ATGCGCGTATTAGTTGTAGCAGCCACCGGGGCTGAAATTGCACCGCTAATTGAAACACTCGAGGCACATTCTGGCGCCTGGAGTACCGAAGAGGACAACGGCACTGTTGAGCTAGCGGGCAACGACCTTCAATTTACAATTGAAGGCAATACGTACGAGATACTGATTACAGGGGTAGGTATGGTTGCTACCGCATATGCATTAGGCCGCCAGCTTGCCGCAAATACGTATGACATCGTACTGAATCTGGGTATTGCAGGTAGTTTCGACCGCAGCATTGAACTTGGCGAAGTAGTGGAAGTTATTGAGGATACCTTTGCCGAGCTTGGCGCCGAGGATGATGCAGATTTCATCAGCCTTAAACAGCTGGGCTTTGGCGATATTACATTTCACCCGTCACGCCACCCATTTCTTAATATAAAGCAGGTAGGCGCTATTACTGTAAACAAGGTGCATGGTAACGAGGCCTCGATAGAAAAAACCTTAAGCCGGATACAGCCACAATTAGAAAGTATGGAAGGTGCAGCTGTGTTTTATGCTTGTAAACAAGCCGAGGTAAACTGTGTGCAGATCAGGGCTGTGTCAAATTATGTAGAGAAACGTAACCGCGATGCATGGAAGATTGGGCTGGCCGTTAAAAATCTGAATACCTTTGCCGGTAATGTGATATCCAGGTTGAACGTTAAAAGTTGA
- a CDS encoding 6-pyruvoyl trahydropterin synthase family protein has protein sequence MIYITRREHFNAAHRMYREEWSAEKNQEMFGKCANPNWHGHNYNLFVTVKGEITHATGYLMDLKDLKKIINEYVIDKLDHMNINKDVEFMQGKMASTELLCIEIFNQLKAPIEAYEGVFLHSVKLAETENNYAEYFGD, from the coding sequence ATGATATATATAACGCGCAGAGAGCATTTTAATGCCGCACACCGGATGTACCGTGAGGAGTGGAGCGCTGAAAAAAATCAGGAAATGTTTGGTAAATGTGCGAACCCTAACTGGCACGGGCACAATTATAATTTGTTTGTAACTGTAAAGGGCGAAATAACGCACGCTACAGGCTACCTGATGGATTTAAAAGACCTTAAAAAAATTATTAATGAATATGTGATCGATAAGCTCGACCACATGAACATTAATAAAGATGTTGAGTTTATGCAGGGCAAAATGGCATCGACCGAATTGCTGTGTATTGAAATTTTTAACCAGCTTAAAGCACCTATTGAAGCTTATGAAGGCGTGTTTCTGCACTCTGTAAAGCTGGCCGAGACGGAAAACAATTATGCCGAGTATTTTGGCGATTAA
- a CDS encoding ATP-binding protein: protein MTAFAKIRLLLALICASLLLTAIVVQRTYTPTNNLKQAAETLEDALQQKEDYINSFLTDSTKYNFIKRLSKNEHSSIAFIDDLTNKKRIWLTTIYDGKITFWSGIKILPENEYAIKEGRSFIKRDNGYYEAIRHTDGKFAAVFFIPVKSDYKLQNKYLQNIFEPQLTTDRSLELADFTDKNVYNVHSIDHKYLFSLKQKPHKISHQFWVFETVLWILTFLFLCLFINMLCNYLARIGHLGFAILSLIVFIILLRFVNIYFHWPGYVSDLDIFDSQYYYGGAFFPSLGDLCVNLAMLCWLASFIYSYRFRLAKPVHDKAKGYFIIVAVVAILFISLTGFVSIFYDLIVNSNINFDVNNVLGLSAYSYVGMLMICVAFLIFGFVDEMLLVILSKIKIPVKHTILIFVAGVIIATILSGINNPFSIFYIIAGAIILIRGYVVWYRNAKLSAASFIAIIILSAFLASVKLNYFQKVREHENRKTLMKKLEAADDPNADMIFRRIDKQIVNDPYLIKYLLNKDHPESSSYLRIYFKKNYFDGYLSKYDFKIYEFNTKGLSLSDDKHLILDNFKDMVLYSAFKVSNYFYRENDSFGFQSYFGLLPIYYNNQNLGTFVIALKSKPLQYTNSFPELLVDSRIKMTNDLKDYSYAFYSDNMLLSQSGQYVYSLKNNEFNAPAKQFAFKTTTENNAPWYHFFTNYNHLVYRVSSRRVIVLSKPEFPIIYGATSLAFFFVFILLFNAIVMAVRWIWGRLKLINIEGDEIKWTFRLNLDRILYKTRIQFSMIFAVVVTMIFVGIITYLSITTQYQEQQDASITERITRIASAFENHIDEQTDFQDHETQVTFNAFADAYSTDLSLFDRNGKLLYTTQPKIYSQGLLRPRMNASAFIYLNKLQKSEYVNKEQIGNLRYKSGYAPIRNSNNETIAFLQLPFFSNEAEYTERIGSLLNAMINVYALVFIFIGIFAIVVAQQITAPLSFIQHTLSRTIYGRKNEPIIWRRNDEIGALVREYNNMIAALENSANKLAQSERESAWREMAKQVAHEIKNPLTPLKLGLQLLEKSWKDNDPKFNSKFERFSKSFVEQIESLSQIASEFSAFAKMPETRMQRLDVFDMLMQAVTIFKQMDGVSINMETPDDHFFIIADRDQLLRCFNNLLKNAIEAIPPGRPGEIDINYTITHDAILIKIQDNGNGIPEDLRTKIFEPNFTTKSSGTGLGLAFVKNSIENAGGKVWFETELEKGTTFYLNLPKAKEQ from the coding sequence TTGACAGCCTTTGCTAAAATACGATTGCTGCTGGCATTGATATGCGCCAGCCTCTTACTTACAGCTATTGTTGTACAGCGAACTTATACCCCTACCAATAACTTAAAGCAAGCTGCCGAAACCCTTGAAGATGCACTGCAACAGAAAGAAGATTATATAAACAGCTTTTTAACCGACAGCACAAAATATAACTTTATAAAAAGGCTTTCTAAGAACGAGCATTCGAGTATTGCCTTTATAGATGATTTAACCAACAAAAAACGGATCTGGCTTACTACCATTTATGACGGAAAAATAACTTTTTGGTCTGGCATAAAGATCCTGCCTGAAAATGAGTATGCTATCAAAGAAGGGCGGTCTTTTATAAAGCGGGACAATGGCTACTATGAGGCCATCCGTCATACCGATGGCAAGTTTGCGGCCGTGTTTTTTATCCCTGTTAAGTCTGACTATAAACTGCAGAATAAATACCTTCAAAATATTTTCGAGCCGCAGCTTACCACAGACAGGAGCCTCGAACTTGCCGACTTTACCGATAAAAACGTTTACAACGTTCACAGCATTGATCATAAGTACCTGTTTTCTTTAAAACAGAAACCGCATAAGATCAGTCATCAGTTCTGGGTATTTGAAACCGTACTTTGGATACTTACGTTTTTATTTTTGTGCCTGTTTATTAATATGCTGTGCAATTACCTGGCACGGATAGGGCATTTGGGCTTCGCTATACTTTCTCTCATTGTTTTTATAATTCTTTTACGTTTCGTCAATATTTATTTCCACTGGCCCGGCTATGTATCAGATCTTGATATTTTCGATTCGCAATATTATTACGGTGGTGCGTTTTTTCCTTCGCTTGGCGATCTGTGTGTAAATCTGGCCATGCTGTGCTGGCTTGCCTCATTTATATATAGTTATCGTTTCAGGCTGGCAAAGCCGGTTCATGACAAAGCTAAAGGGTACTTTATCATAGTTGCAGTTGTTGCCATTCTGTTCATCTCACTTACAGGTTTTGTATCCATTTTCTACGATCTCATTGTCAATTCAAACATCAACTTTGATGTAAACAATGTGCTCGGCTTATCGGCCTACAGCTATGTTGGCATGCTGATGATCTGCGTGGCCTTCCTCATATTCGGGTTTGTAGATGAGATGCTGCTGGTGATTTTATCCAAAATCAAAATACCTGTAAAACATACCATATTGATTTTTGTGGCGGGTGTGATCATTGCTACAATTTTAAGCGGTATCAACAATCCGTTCAGCATATTCTACATCATTGCAGGTGCTATTATATTAATCAGAGGATATGTAGTATGGTACCGTAATGCAAAACTTAGTGCAGCTTCATTTATCGCCATAATCATTTTAAGCGCTTTTTTGGCCTCTGTTAAGCTTAATTACTTTCAAAAGGTACGTGAGCATGAAAACCGCAAAACACTGATGAAAAAGCTTGAGGCTGCGGACGACCCAAATGCGGATATGATTTTCAGGCGTATCGACAAACAGATTGTAAACGACCCTTACCTGATCAAGTATCTGCTTAATAAAGACCACCCCGAAAGCAGCAGCTACCTGCGTATATATTTTAAAAAGAATTATTTCGATGGCTATTTGTCAAAGTATGACTTTAAGATCTATGAGTTTAATACCAAGGGGCTGTCGTTGTCAGATGATAAGCACCTGATACTTGACAACTTTAAAGATATGGTGCTTTACAGTGCCTTTAAAGTATCTAACTACTTCTACCGCGAAAACGACTCGTTTGGTTTCCAGAGTTATTTTGGCCTGCTGCCTATTTATTACAACAATCAGAATTTAGGCACATTTGTTATTGCCCTTAAATCTAAGCCGCTGCAGTATACCAATTCTTTCCCCGAATTGCTGGTCGACAGCCGGATAAAGATGACTAATGATCTGAAAGATTATTCTTATGCCTTTTATAGCGATAACATGTTGTTAAGCCAAAGCGGCCAGTATGTATATAGCCTAAAGAATAACGAATTTAATGCTCCGGCCAAGCAGTTCGCTTTTAAAACTACTACAGAGAACAATGCCCCCTGGTATCATTTCTTTACCAACTACAATCATTTGGTATACCGTGTAAGTTCGCGAAGGGTGATTGTACTCAGTAAACCCGAATTTCCGATCATATACGGCGCTACATCGTTGGCGTTCTTTTTTGTATTTATACTGCTCTTTAACGCAATTGTTATGGCTGTACGCTGGATATGGGGCCGGCTTAAGCTTATTAATATTGAGGGTGATGAAATAAAATGGACCTTTCGTCTTAATCTGGACAGGATACTCTATAAAACGCGAATCCAGTTTTCGATGATATTTGCGGTAGTGGTTACCATGATATTTGTAGGGATTATCACCTATCTGTCTATCACTACCCAATACCAGGAGCAGCAGGATGCATCAATTACAGAGCGTATCACACGTATAGCTTCGGCATTTGAAAATCATATAGATGAGCAGACCGACTTTCAGGATCACGAAACCCAGGTAACATTTAATGCCTTTGCCGATGCTTATTCTACCGACCTGAGCCTTTTTGACCGAAACGGTAAATTATTATACACCACTCAACCCAAAATATATTCGCAAGGGCTATTGCGACCCCGCATGAATGCTTCGGCATTTATTTATCTCAACAAGCTTCAAAAATCAGAGTATGTAAATAAGGAGCAGATCGGTAACCTTCGCTACAAATCAGGCTATGCCCCTATCAGAAACTCTAATAACGAGACCATTGCCTTTTTACAATTGCCTTTCTTTTCTAATGAGGCAGAGTATACCGAGCGTATAGGCTCACTGCTTAACGCCATGATCAATGTGTACGCACTGGTATTTATTTTCATAGGTATTTTTGCAATTGTAGTAGCGCAGCAAATTACAGCGCCTTTAAGCTTTATACAGCATACGTTGAGCCGTACTATTTATGGTCGTAAAAATGAGCCTATTATATGGCGCCGTAATGATGAGATTGGTGCGCTGGTAAGAGAGTATAACAATATGATTGCTGCGCTGGAGAACAGTGCCAACAAACTGGCGCAGTCTGAAAGAGAAAGTGCATGGCGCGAAATGGCCAAACAGGTAGCGCATGAGATTAAAAACCCGCTTACGCCTTTAAAACTTGGCTTGCAGTTGCTCGAAAAATCGTGGAAGGATAATGATCCTAAATTTAACTCCAAGTTCGAGCGTTTCAGTAAGTCGTTTGTGGAACAGATAGAAAGCCTGTCGCAAATTGCTTCCGAGTTTTCCGCATTTGCAAAAATGCCTGAAACCCGCATGCAAAGGCTTGACGTTTTTGATATGCTGATGCAGGCAGTAACTATATTTAAGCAAATGGATGGTGTATCCATCAACATGGAAACACCTGATGATCATTTCTTTATTATTGCCGACCGCGATCAGCTTTTACGCTGCTTTAATAACCTGCTTAAAAATGCTATTGAGGCCATCCCGCCCGGCCGTCCTGGTGAAATAGATATAAATTATACTATTACACACGATGCTATTTTAATTAAGATTCAGGATAATGGCAACGGTATTCCTGAAGACCTGCGCACTAAGATATTCGAGCCTAACTTTACCACAAAAAGTTCGGGTACAGGCCTGGGGCTGGCATTTGTTAAAAATTCTATTGAAAATGCCGGTGGTAAGGTATGGTTTGAAACAGAACTTGAAAAAGGCACCACATTCTATCTTAACCTGCCTAAAGCAAAAGAACAGTAG